One Osmerus eperlanus chromosome 13, fOsmEpe2.1, whole genome shotgun sequence genomic region harbors:
- the LOC134032118 gene encoding plastin-3-like isoform X1, protein MANKISGEEMEELKEAFRKVDIDNNGFICDSELTELFKEANLPLPGYKVREIIQKLDRNKDNQINFDEFISIFHELKGDNIAKTFRKAINRKEGILAIGGTSELSSVGTQHSFSEEERYAFANWISSALEKDPDCKHVLPINPSTGALFTAVGDGIVLCKMINLSVPDTIDERTINKKKLTPFTIQENLNLALNSASAIGCHVVNIGALDLKEGKPHLVLGLLWQIIKIGLFADIELSKNEALAALLREGESLADLMKLSPEELLLRWANFHLQNAGLNPINNFSSDIKLGDFSNSIKDSRSYFHLLNQIAPDGSKEDRAAISISLAGLSEKDDLKRAESMLQQADRLGCRQFVTPADVVSGNPKLNLAFVANLFNKHPSLTKPENQDLDWGRLEGETREERTFRNWMNSLGVNPHVNHIYGDLLDALVILQLYERIKVHVDWNNKVNRPPYPKLGANMKKLENCNYAVELGKKKAKFSLVGIGGQDLNEGNTTLTLALVWQLMRRYTLNVLEDLGDGEAAGDELIIKWVNKTLTEAGKTSKISGFKDKEISSSLPVLDLIDSIQPHSINYDLVKKGSLSDDDKLDNAKYAVSMARKIGARVYALPEDLVEVNPKMVMTVFACLMGRGMKRA, encoded by the exons ATGGCAAACAAGATATctggagaagagatggaggagttgAAGGAGGCTTTCCGGaaagtag ATATTGACAATAATGGCTTCATCTGTGACTCTGAGCTCACTGAGCTCTTTAAAGAAGCCAATTTACCGTTGCCAGGTTACAAAGTCCGAGAGATCATCCAGAAGCTTGACCGCAACAAAGACAACCAGATCAACTTTGATGAGTTTATTTCT ATCTTCCATGAGCTTAAGGGTGATAACATTGCGAAGACCTTCCGTAAGGCCATCAACAGGAAAGAAGGCATCCTGGCCATCGGAGGCACCAGCGAGCTGTCCAGTGTGGGGACGCAGCACTccttctcag AGGAGGAGCGCTATGCGTTTGCTAACTGGATCAGCTCGGCTCTGGAGAAGGACCCTGACTGCAAACATGTGCTGCCCATCAACCCCAGCACCGGTGCCCTTTTCACAGCTGTGGGCGATGGCATCGTGCTGTG TAAAATGATCAACCTGTCCGTCCCAGACACCATAGACGAGAGAACCATCAACAAGAAGAAACTGACACCCTTCACCATCCAG GAGAATCTGAACCTGGCTCTGAACTCTGCGTCGGCCATCGGGTGTCATGTGGTGAACATTGGAGCGCTGGACCTGAAGGAGGGCAAACCTCACCTGGTTCTGGGTCTGCTCTGGCAGATCATCAAGATAGGCCTGTTCGCCGACATAGAGCTCAGCAAGAACGAAG ctctagcagcgttgctgagggagggagaaagtctGGCAGACCTGATGAAACTGTCTCcagaggagctgctgctgcgCTGGGCCAACTTCCACCTGCAGAATGCCGGCCTCAACCCCATCAACAACTTCAGCTCTGACATCAAG TTAGGAGACTTCTCAAACTCAATCAAG GACTCCAGATCCTACTTCCACCTGCTCAACCAGATCGCTCCTGATGGGAGCAAGGAGGACAGAGCCGCCATCAGCATCAGCCTGGCAGGCCTCAGC GAGAAGGACGATCTGAAGAGAGCCGAGAGCATGCTGCAGCAAGCTGATAGGCTGGGCTGCCGCCAGTTTGTCACCCCTGCCGACGTCGTCAGCGGCAACCCCAAACTCAACCTGGCCTTCGTGGCCAACCTGTTTAACAAGCATCCCTCTCTCACCAAGCCCGAAAACCAGGATCTGGACTGGGGCCGGCTGGAGG GTGAGACGAGGGAGGAAAGAACTTTCCGGAATTGGATGAATTCTCTGGGAGTCAACCCTCATGTCAACCACATCTACGG aGATCTCCTGGATGCTCTAGTGATCCTGCAGCTCTATGAGAGGATCAAGGTTCACGTGGACTGGAACAACAAAGTGAACCGACCTCCATACCCCAAGTTAGGAGCCAACATGAAGAAg ctGGAGAACTGTAACTACGCCGTTGAGCTGGGAAAGAAGAAGGCCAAGTTCTCTCTGGTGGGCATCGGGGGGCAGGACCTGAACGAAGGGAACACCACCCTCACTCTGGCACTGGTGTGGCAACTTatgaggag GTATACTCTCAATGTGCTAGAAGACCTTGGAGAcggagaggcagcaggagatgAACTGATCATAAAATGGGTCAACAAGACTCTGACAGAAGCCGGAAAGACTTCTAAGATCTCTGGTTTCAAG gACAAAGAGATCAGCAGTAGTCTTCCTGTGCTGGACCTGATTGACTCCATCCAGCCACACAGTATTAACTATGACCTGGTGAAGAAAGGAAGTCTCTCTGATGACGATAAACTGGACAATGCCAA GTACGCGGTTTCCATGGCGAGAAAGATCGGGGCCCGTGTGTATGCGCTGCCGGAAgacctggtggaggtgaacccgaAGATGGTGATGACTGTTTTCGCCTGTCTCATGGGCAGGGGCATGAAGAgggcataa
- the LOC134032118 gene encoding plastin-3-like isoform X2 translates to MANKISGEEMEELKEAFRKVDIDNNGFICDSELTELFKEANLPLPGYKVREIIQKLDRNKDNQINFDEFISIFHELKGDNIAKTFRKAINRKEGILAIGGTSELSSVGTQHSFSEEERYAFANWISSALEKDPDCKHVLPINPSTGALFTAVGDGIVLCKMINLSVPDTIDERTINKKKLTPFTIQENLNLALNSASAIGCHVVNIGALDLKEGKPHLVLGLLWQIIKIGLFADIELSKNEALAALLREGESLADLMKLSPEELLLRWANFHLQNAGLNPINNFSSDIKDSRSYFHLLNQIAPDGSKEDRAAISISLAGLSEKDDLKRAESMLQQADRLGCRQFVTPADVVSGNPKLNLAFVANLFNKHPSLTKPENQDLDWGRLEGETREERTFRNWMNSLGVNPHVNHIYGDLLDALVILQLYERIKVHVDWNNKVNRPPYPKLGANMKKLENCNYAVELGKKKAKFSLVGIGGQDLNEGNTTLTLALVWQLMRRYTLNVLEDLGDGEAAGDELIIKWVNKTLTEAGKTSKISGFKDKEISSSLPVLDLIDSIQPHSINYDLVKKGSLSDDDKLDNAKYAVSMARKIGARVYALPEDLVEVNPKMVMTVFACLMGRGMKRA, encoded by the exons ATGGCAAACAAGATATctggagaagagatggaggagttgAAGGAGGCTTTCCGGaaagtag ATATTGACAATAATGGCTTCATCTGTGACTCTGAGCTCACTGAGCTCTTTAAAGAAGCCAATTTACCGTTGCCAGGTTACAAAGTCCGAGAGATCATCCAGAAGCTTGACCGCAACAAAGACAACCAGATCAACTTTGATGAGTTTATTTCT ATCTTCCATGAGCTTAAGGGTGATAACATTGCGAAGACCTTCCGTAAGGCCATCAACAGGAAAGAAGGCATCCTGGCCATCGGAGGCACCAGCGAGCTGTCCAGTGTGGGGACGCAGCACTccttctcag AGGAGGAGCGCTATGCGTTTGCTAACTGGATCAGCTCGGCTCTGGAGAAGGACCCTGACTGCAAACATGTGCTGCCCATCAACCCCAGCACCGGTGCCCTTTTCACAGCTGTGGGCGATGGCATCGTGCTGTG TAAAATGATCAACCTGTCCGTCCCAGACACCATAGACGAGAGAACCATCAACAAGAAGAAACTGACACCCTTCACCATCCAG GAGAATCTGAACCTGGCTCTGAACTCTGCGTCGGCCATCGGGTGTCATGTGGTGAACATTGGAGCGCTGGACCTGAAGGAGGGCAAACCTCACCTGGTTCTGGGTCTGCTCTGGCAGATCATCAAGATAGGCCTGTTCGCCGACATAGAGCTCAGCAAGAACGAAG ctctagcagcgttgctgagggagggagaaagtctGGCAGACCTGATGAAACTGTCTCcagaggagctgctgctgcgCTGGGCCAACTTCCACCTGCAGAATGCCGGCCTCAACCCCATCAACAACTTCAGCTCTGACATCAAG GACTCCAGATCCTACTTCCACCTGCTCAACCAGATCGCTCCTGATGGGAGCAAGGAGGACAGAGCCGCCATCAGCATCAGCCTGGCAGGCCTCAGC GAGAAGGACGATCTGAAGAGAGCCGAGAGCATGCTGCAGCAAGCTGATAGGCTGGGCTGCCGCCAGTTTGTCACCCCTGCCGACGTCGTCAGCGGCAACCCCAAACTCAACCTGGCCTTCGTGGCCAACCTGTTTAACAAGCATCCCTCTCTCACCAAGCCCGAAAACCAGGATCTGGACTGGGGCCGGCTGGAGG GTGAGACGAGGGAGGAAAGAACTTTCCGGAATTGGATGAATTCTCTGGGAGTCAACCCTCATGTCAACCACATCTACGG aGATCTCCTGGATGCTCTAGTGATCCTGCAGCTCTATGAGAGGATCAAGGTTCACGTGGACTGGAACAACAAAGTGAACCGACCTCCATACCCCAAGTTAGGAGCCAACATGAAGAAg ctGGAGAACTGTAACTACGCCGTTGAGCTGGGAAAGAAGAAGGCCAAGTTCTCTCTGGTGGGCATCGGGGGGCAGGACCTGAACGAAGGGAACACCACCCTCACTCTGGCACTGGTGTGGCAACTTatgaggag GTATACTCTCAATGTGCTAGAAGACCTTGGAGAcggagaggcagcaggagatgAACTGATCATAAAATGGGTCAACAAGACTCTGACAGAAGCCGGAAAGACTTCTAAGATCTCTGGTTTCAAG gACAAAGAGATCAGCAGTAGTCTTCCTGTGCTGGACCTGATTGACTCCATCCAGCCACACAGTATTAACTATGACCTGGTGAAGAAAGGAAGTCTCTCTGATGACGATAAACTGGACAATGCCAA GTACGCGGTTTCCATGGCGAGAAAGATCGGGGCCCGTGTGTATGCGCTGCCGGAAgacctggtggaggtgaacccgaAGATGGTGATGACTGTTTTCGCCTGTCTCATGGGCAGGGGCATGAAGAgggcataa
- the LOC134032117 gene encoding cyclic nucleotide-gated cation channel-like has protein sequence MTGQALGESTDLTSHRLSVKTWIEEEGERADSIRSRGQSMCDDTSSELQRMATIDRRGLNSQNSYRGRGALSRLVSMVVTLREWAHKSLLEEEERPDSFLERFRGPELQAPPSRISHTHPDASDADHARPTRKSDVLVLAPADDVYYHWLIIIATAVLYNWCLLVARACFDELQTRGAVVWLVLDYLCDSLYILDMVVRLRTGYLEQGLLVKELTKLRDSYLRTLQFKLDVVSILPTDLLYLTLGIHTPLLRFNRLLRFNRMFEFFDRTETRTNYPNAFRICNLVLYILVIIHWNACIYYSFSKALGLGSDSWVYPNSSEPGFGTLTRGYVYCLYWSTLTLTTIGETPPPVRDEEFLFVVFDFLVGVLIFASIVGNVGAMISNMNATRTEFQSRMDAIKHYMQFRHVSKDLEARVIRWFDYLWTNQKAVDEQEVLKSLPNKLKAEIAINVHLETLKKVRIFQDCEAGLLVELVLKLRPQVFSPGDYICRKGDIGKEMYIIKDGHLAVVGEDGATQLAVLTAGSCFGEISILNIRGSKMGNRRTANIRSLGYSDLFCLSKRDLMEALTEFPHARLQLEQRGRDILQKEGLLEEGGVSGLGAEELEQKVERLEACLDRLQTRLARLQSEYAATQLRLKQRITGLERSVNMAATGSGFLSDVDGSESVWGDGIRSEINIQL, from the exons atgACAGGGCAAGCGTTGGGAGAGAGTACAGATTTGACATCGCACAGATTATCTGTGAAAACCTGGattgaggaagagggagagagagctgacaGTATCAGAAGCCG AGGACAATCGATGTGTGATGACACGTCCTCAGAATTACAGAGGATGGCAACTATTGATCGCAGGGGCCTCAACTCCCAGAATTCATACCGGGGTAGAGGAGCCTTGTCCAG ATTGGTCAGCATGGTGGTGACTCTGAGAGAGTGGGCCCACAAGAGTctcttggaggaggaggagcgtccAGATTCCTTCCTGGAACGCTTCAGAGGGCCTGAGCTGCAGGCCCCGCCCAGTCGCATCAGCCACACCCACCCCGACGCCTCTGACGCTGACCACGCAAGGCCCAC tcgGAAGTCAGATGTCTTGGTCCTAGCTCCAGCTGATGACGTTTATTATCACTGGCTGATCATTATAGCCACTGCTGTACTCTACAACTGGTGCCTCCTGGTGGCCAG ggcctgTTTTGATGAGTTGCAGACTCGAGGTGCGGTGGTGTGGCTGGTTCTAGATTACCTGTGCGACAGCCTTTACATCCTGGACATGGTAGTCAGACTGAGAACAG GCTACCTGGAGCAAGGGCTGCTGGTGAAGGAACTGACCAAGCTGAGAGACAGCTACCTGCGCACGCTCCAGTTCAAACTAGACGTGGTGTCCATCCTTCCCACCGACCTCCTCTACCTCACCCTGGGCATCCACACCCCCCTGCTCCGCTTCAACCGCCTGCTCCGCTTCAACCGCATGTTCGAGTTCTTCGACCGCACCGAGACGCGCACCAACTACCCCAACGCCTTCCGTATCTGCAACCTGGTTCTGTACATCCTGGTTATCATCCACTGGAACGCCTGCATCTACTATAGCTTCTCCAAGGCCCTGGGCCTGGGCTCCGACTCCTGGGTCTACCCCAACTCGTCCGAGCCAGGCTTTGGCACCTTGACTCGGGGGTACGTCTACTGCCTCTACTGGTCCACCCTCACATTGACCACCATCGGAGAGACCCCGCCCCCGGTCAGAGACGAGGAGTTCCTGTTTGTGGTCTTCGACTTCCTGGTCGGGGTTTTGATCTTCGCCTCCATCgtggggaacgtgggcgccatgATCTCCAACATGAACGCCACACGCACCGAGTTTCAGAGTCGCATGGATGCCATCAAGCACTATATGCAGTTTCGCCATGTCAGCAAAGACCTGGAGGCTCGCGTCATTCGCTGGTTCGACTACCTTTGGACCAATCAGAAGGCTGTGGACGAACAGGAAGTGCTAAAGAGCCTCCCTAATAAGCTGAAAGCAGAGATAGCCATAAATGTCCATCTAGAGACATTGAAAAAG gtCCGTATCTTCCAGGACTGCGAGGCAGGGCTACTGGTAGAGCTGGTGCTGAAACTGCGCCCCCAGGTGTTCAGTCCGGGCGACTACATCTGCCGCAAGGGCGACATCGGCAAGGAGATGTACATCATCAAAGATGGCCACTTGGCGGTGGTCGGCGAGGACGGCGCCACCCAGCTGGCCGTCCTGACGGCGGGAAGCTGCTTCGGAGAGATCAGCATCCTCAACATCCGCGGCAGCAAGATGGGCAACAGACGCACGGCCAACATCCGCAGTCTGGGATACTCAGACCTCTTCTGCCTGTCCAAGCGCGACCTGATGGAGGCGCTCACCGAGTTTCCCCACGCTCGGCtgcagctggagcagagggGGCGGGACATCCTTCAGAAGGAGGGGCTCCTGGAGGAAGGGGGCGTGTCCGGCCTGGGGGCGGAGGAGCTGGAGCAGAAagtggagaggctggaggcgtGTCTGGACCGCCTGCAGACCCGCCTGGCCCGCCTGCAGAGCGAGTACGCGGCAACGCAGCTCCGACTCAAACAGCGAATCACGGGGCTGGAACGCAGCGTAAATATGGCGGCCACCGGAAGTGGTTTCCTGTCTGACGTTGATGGAAGCGAGAGTGTCTGGGGAGATGGAATACGCAGCGAGATCAACATTCAGCTCTGA
- the si:ch211-274f20.2 gene encoding calmegin, whose translation MLMLACLLVACVFHQSSWCSTEAQSSYISPPVPERAHFAESFDSGPLDRRWVRSQTVREEDTVSLLYDGEWAIEEREAEMHPGNKALVMKSSGRHHAVAAYLHTPFHFRNSPLCLQYEVMFMEGVECSGAYIKLLSLSDQLRLSQFSDVTPYSVMFGPDMCGGNHKMHLIVTVTDPHTGQRQQRHAPQPDGDLKGYFTDRKSHLYTLRLFPDGKYEILIDLSLISEGILQTDMDHSSEFPQSQSIPNIKPPSQSEGLGLGSVEALGLELWSLRGQVMFDNILLCNDLELAQQWTQDTWEKRYMPSLLERLLLATAARPWLWGVYVFTVGLPTILFISFMWPDKRFGPPDQDYYYKKSDELQPDDPQDSELPRSPQEYGSVRGAVARKRDSQRAQKKSDLELKAR comes from the exons ATGCTAATGCTGGCCTGTTTGCTGGTGGCCTGTGTGTTTCACCAGTCATCGTGGTGCTCCACTGAGGCCCAG AGTTCCtacatctctcctcctgtcccagaGAGAGCTCATTTTGCTGAGTCGTTTGACTCTGGTCCTCTGGACAG gaggTGGGTTCGTTCCCAGACTGTCAGAGAGGAGGATACCGTCTCTCTCTTATATGATG GGGAGTGGGCCATAGAGGAGCGAGAGGCAGAAATGCACCCTGGGAACAAAGCTCTGGTGATGAAGTCATCTGGGAGACACCACGCTGTTGCTGCCTACttacacacacccttccactTCAGAAACTCACCACTCTGCCTGCA gtACGAGGTGATGTTTATGGAAGGGGTAGAGTGTAGTGGAGCATACATCaaactgctgtctctctctgatcaACTCAGACTG AGCCAGTTCAGTGATGTCACTCCCTATTCTGTCATGTTTGGACCTGACATGTGTGGCGGCAACCACAAAATGCACCTCATTGTCACGGTAACAGATCCTCATACGGGCCAACGGCAGCAGAGACACGCCCCTCAGCCCGACGGCGACCTGAAGGGCTATTTCACGGATCGCAAATCCCACCTCTACACTCTCC GTCTCTTCCCAGATGGCAAATATGAGATTCTCATTGACCTGTCACTTATCAGTGAGGGCATCCTTCAAACAGACATGGACCACTCCTCAGAATTTCCTCAAAGCCAGTCAATACCCAACATTAAGccacccagccaatcagagggtcTGGGCCTTGGTTCTGTGGAGGCACTGGGTCTGGAGCTATGGTCTCTGAGGGGGCAAGTGATGTTTGACAACATCCTGTTGTGCAACGATTTGGAGTTAGCTCAACAATGGACTCAGGACACTTGGGAAAAAAGATATATG cCCAGTCTCCTGGAGCGTCTCCTGTTGGCCACGGCCGCGCGGCCATGGCTCTGGGGCGTCTACGTCTTCACGGTCGGCCTTCCCACCATCCTCTTCATCAGCTTCATGTGGCCCGACAag AGATTTGGCCCCCCTGACCAGGACTACTACTATAAGAAGTCAGATGAGCTGCAACCAGATGATCCCCAAGACTCTGAACTACCCAGAAGCCCTCAGGAATATG ggtcAGTGAGAGGAGCAGTAGCCAGGAAGAGAGATTCTCAGAGGGCTCAGAAAAAATCTGACCTGGAGCTAAAA GCTCGGTAA
- the fgl1 gene encoding fibrinogen-like protein 1, with the protein METSKLLLIGVLVIQGCCVCASSECEQETARLRLQLRTLEARVLQQQQLIQNLQKQNQAESEDLGQLHLLPGHLYRDCAHIYNNGSKESGMYMVQPVGSPAQVTVFCDMAEGGGWTVIQRRTDGSQSFNRPWADYKQGFGDFQSGKGEFWLGNDNLHYLTSQGEYSLRVNMEDFERSRRFAEYSSIKVADEEHHYQLQFGAYSGTAGDSLSGSYHPEVQWWASHQGMNFSTYDRDNDRYNGNCAQEDKSGWWFNRCHSANLNGVYHRGAYSAMTDDGMVWYTWHGWWYSLKSVVMKIRPAGFESNTVP; encoded by the exons ATGGAAACCTCGAAGCTGCTTCTCATCGGGGTATTAGTCATCcaaggttgctgtgtgtgt gcctCATCTGAGTGTGAGCAGGAGACGGCTCGTCTGAGGCTCCAGCTGCGGACGCTGGAGGCTCGggtcctgcagcagcagcagctcatcCAGAATCTCCAGAAGCAGAACCAGGCCGAGTCTGAGGACCTGGGCCAGCTCCACCTGCTGCCAGGGCACCTCTACAGAG ACTGTGCCCACATCTACAACAATGGGTCCAAGGAGAGTGGAATGTACATGGTCCAGCCAGTGGGAAGCCCCGCCCAGGTGACAGTGTTCTGTGAcatggcagagggaggaggatggaccGTCATCCAGCGCCGCACTGATGGGAGTCAGTCTTtcaacag GCCTTGGGCTGACTATAAGCAGGGGTTTGGGGACTTTCAGTCGGGCAAGGGGGAGTTCTGGCTGGGGAACGATAATCTGCACTATCTCACATCACAAG GTGAATACAGTCTGAGGGTCAACATGGAGGACTTTGAGAGATCTCGGCGCTTTGCAGAATACAGCAGCATCAAAGTAGCAGATGAAGAG CATCACTATCAGCTGCAGTTCGGAGCGTACTCTGGGACGGCAGGAGACTCCCTGTCAGGGAGCTACCACCCGGAGGTGCAGTGGTGGGCCAGCCACCAGGGCATGAATTTCAGCACCTACGACAGGGACAACGACCGCTACAATGGCAACTGCGCGCAAGAAGACAAATCTGGCTGGTGGTTTAACAG GTGTCACTCTGCTAATCTGAACGGTGTGTACCACCGAGGGGCCTACAGCGCGATGACGGACGATGGAATGGTGTGGTACACCTGGCACGGCTGGTGGTACTCCCTTAAGTCTGTCGTCATGAAGATACGCCCGGCCGGCTTTGAGTCCAACACAGTTCCGTGA
- the LOC134032453 gene encoding uncharacterized protein LOC134032453 gives MSGGRCQGNMMVRLGLLMIFPALCHGLESCCDATQGVTRCYTPLGGTMWCLLVSDANELEVEFKQSKYETGDNILKSKRQNVTFNGTWKDRSHFYVNNGILKITGTVQTDYGDYNLTVHDTNGTCVKYQKIQLLVGGGLSWLVVISSLAAVVLMAVLGYYFLRRRRQQPAPDTVENQDIAYASIDVSKIAERHRKEKEEVQYDEDNVRVEPEEVQYGQIQVQERSGRKIDKPNAEETIYTGIQLGH, from the exons ATGTCAGGGGGTCGTTGTCAAGGAAATATGATGGTTCGACTGGGACTCTTGATGATCTTCCCTGCATTGTGTCATG GCTTGGAGAGCTGCTGTGATGCCACACAGGGTGTAACTCGCTGTTACACACCTCTGGGAGGAACAATGTGGTGTCTGCTAGTGTCTGATGCAAACGAATTAGAGGTAGAATTTAAACAGAGTAAATATGAAACTGGTGATAACATACTTAAAAGTAAAAGACAGAATGTGACTTTCAATGGAACCTGGAAAGATCGGTCACACTTCTATGTCAACAACGGGATACTGAAGATAACTGGCACAGTGCAGACTGATTATGGGGATTATAACTTGACTGTTCATGATACAAATGGTACATGTGTGAAATACCAAAAAATACAGCTGCTTGTTGGAG GTGGGCTCTCTTGGCTGGTTGTCATCAGCTCTCTAGCAGCTGTGGTTCTGATGGCTGTGCTTGGGTACTATTTTCTGAGGCGGAGGAGGCAGCAGCCGGCACCAG ACACTGTAGAGAATCAAGACATTGCCTATGCAAGTATCGATGTTTCAAAGATAGCAGAGCGGCAcagaaaggagaaggaggaggtgcagtATGATGAGGACAACGTGAGAGTAGAGCCGGAGGAGGTGCAGTATGGACAGATTCAGGTGCAGGAACGGTCTGGAAGGAAGATAGACAAGCCAAATGCGGAAGAAACCATTTATACTGGGATACAGCTTGGACATTGA